A region of Crassostrea angulata isolate pt1a10 unplaced genomic scaffold, ASM2561291v2 HiC_scaffold_235, whole genome shotgun sequence DNA encodes the following proteins:
- the LOC128169851 gene encoding uncharacterized protein LOC128169851 — MKIGHSLLILMVLFYNEVSAFTKCQSSISSVRYVSHCPGDALSWHMAASKMNCDYIEQECSKSLGLDSQRYTFQYHCLINSWMNATVEVCALNRSILGYCAEFNTDGALIQENYHADCRKFNLPCPNIYNSAEAYKYQSCYDLVYNRRFLSPNSSQERLLTTYLLVLCLVLLRYV, encoded by the exons gTTTCAGCATTCACCAAATGTCAATCCTCCATAAGTTCTGTAAGATATGTCAGCCATTGTCCCGGAGACGCTCTTTCCTGGCATATGGCAGCGAGCAAAATGAATTGTGACTATATTGAACAGGAGTGTTCAAAGTCTTTGGGCTTAGATTCTCAAAGATACACTTTCCAGTACCACTGTCTGATAAATTCCTGGATGAATGCCACTGTAGAAGTGTGTGCTCTGAACCGTTCCATTCTAG GCTACTGTGCAGAGTTCAATACAGATGGAGCTTTGATACAGGAAAACTATCATGCCGAttgtagaaaatttaatttgcCATGTCCAAATATCTACAATTCAGCAGAGGCTTATAAAT ATCAGTCCTGCTATGATTTGGTGTACAATAGGCGATTTCTTTCACCCAATTCCTCCCAAGAAAG ATTGTTGACAACATACCTGCTCGTGCTTTGTTTGGTTTTGCTTAGATATGTCTAA